Genomic DNA from Planctomycetia bacterium:
CCCGATGACGAACTCTGGCGCAAGTCGATCGACGCATTCGTCGTCGAGCTTCGTCGGGCCGATCAACTCGGCATTCCCTACGTCGTCACGCATCCCGGTTCGTATACCTCGACGAGCGAAGCGGTCGGGCTGAAGCGCATTATCGCGGCGCTCGACGAAGTCCACGCGCAGACGACGGACGTCAAAGCCCAATGTCTGTTGGAAACCACGGCCGGGCAGGGGACCAACCTCGGCAATAAGTTCGAGCATCTGGCCGAGATTCTCGCTGGGATCAAGCATGCCGAGCGGGTCGGCGTTTGCGTCGACACTTGCCATATCTTCGCCGCCGGCTATCCGCTCGGCACGCCTGAGGAATACGACGACACGTTTAAGAAGTTCGATCAAGCCATCGGCACGAAGCTGATTCGAGCCTTCCACTTGAACGACAGTAAGAAAGGACTCGGCTCGCGCGTCGACCGGCATGAGCACATCGGCGAAGGGATGCTCGGGCTCGAGCCGTTTCGCCATCTGCTGAATGACCCGCGCTTCAAAAAGATTCCGATGTATTTGGAAACCAACAAAGAAGAGCGCGACGGCGAAGAGATGGACGTCGTCAACTTGCGCACGCTCCGGAGCCTGATCGCTTAACGCCGTGAGGAGCGAGCCAGACAGCTCGTCGGATCTGTTTGTCGAATCTGTCTGCCGGAGTCGCGGTGCTTCGCGTGCCGCGTGTGCCGGTTGCAGCAGCGGCGAAGAAAAAATCTTTGCCGAACCGCGTCGACCGCCGATGCGTAGAGCTTAACGCAGGGCGTGCAACCGAGGCTCGGCGGCCTCGCCGCGAGCGAAATCGGGCGAAAATCGGGTTTCTCCGTTTGTGCGGCGTGAAAATTTGACCCGCTTTAGGCGTCGGGTAGAATTAACGGCTGTCGGATTTGCGCATCGGCACCGATGCGGCGACGTCGCTCGTTTTCCAGCGGTCGGCATGGAAGGAAGGTCGCGATGGCCTTGACCTATTTCAAACGCTACCGCATGGAGATCGACCTCAACAAGGTCGACTTCGCGCGTCATCGTCTGCCGTCGCCGTATCGTTTCGTGCCGTGGAACGCCGGCCT
This window encodes:
- a CDS encoding deoxyribonuclease IV; translation: MSIAGGYYKSVEAAAHCAMDCVQLFTKNNNQWRAKEISEAEAKAFRDALANLKITHPISHDSYLINLAAPDDELWRKSIDAFVVELRRADQLGIPYVVTHPGSYTSTSEAVGLKRIIAALDEVHAQTTDVKAQCLLETTAGQGTNLGNKFEHLAEILAGIKHAERVGVCVDTCHIFAAGYPLGTPEEYDDTFKKFDQAIGTKLIRAFHLNDSKKGLGSRVDRHEHIGEGMLGLEPFRHLLNDPRFKKIPMYLETNKEERDGEEMDVVNLRTLRSLIA